The Elgaria multicarinata webbii isolate HBS135686 ecotype San Diego chromosome 4, rElgMul1.1.pri, whole genome shotgun sequence genome contains a region encoding:
- the EPCAM gene encoding epithelial cell adhesion molecule: protein MALPRGAFLLLALVAAVSCQGDPCVCEKNKRTVDCNQVDNICKCKSYGSNITVDCTTLTSKCLLMKAEVVGSKTGRSKKPENAYVDNDGIYDPECDNKGNFKAKQCNGTSTCWCVNSAGVRRTEKSDKNITCNEVVRTSWIMIETKHTENTALGTEPVVRAIKDAISERYHLNSKHIHVMYEKPSIVIELKQNISEKSPTDVDIADVAYYFEKDAKEDPLTTEKLGVMVAGQPLQFKDTIIYYVDEKAPEFKMKRLTAGVIAVIVVVILAVVAGILVLVFTRRKRGKYEKAEVKEMNEMHRELNS, encoded by the exons ATCCATGTGTATGTGAGAAGAACAAACGGACAGTAGACTGCAATCAAGTTGACAATATATGCAAATGTAAATCTTATGGTTCCAATATTACAGTGGACTGCACAACAT TGACATCAaaatgcttgctgatgaaagcagAAGTGGTTGGTTCAAAGACTGGTAGAAGTAAAAAACCAGAAAATGCATACGTAGATAATGATGGCATTTATGACCCAGAATGTGATAACAAGGGTAACTTCAAAGCTAAGCAGTGCAATGGGACAAGCACTTGCTGGTGTGTCAACTCTGCTGGAGTAAGAAGAACTGAGAAGAGTGATAAAAACATTACATGCAATGAAGTAGTAAGGACAAG CTGGATCATGATTGAAACAAAACACACTGAGAATACTGCTTTGGGCACAGAACCTGTTGTGCG GGCTATCAAAGATGCAATCTCTGAACGTTACCACCTGAATTCAAAGCACATACATGTTATG TATGAAAAGCCTTCAATTGTgattgaactgaaacaaaacatttcagagaaatctcCTACAGATGTGGACATAGCTGATGTGGCATACTACTTTGAAAAAGAT GCCAAAGAGGATCCCCTGACCACAGAAAAACTTGGTGTTATGGTTGCAGGACAACCTCTTCAGTTTAAAGATACTATAATCTACTATGTTGATGAGAAGGCGCCAGAGTTCAAAATGAAACGTTTGACGGCTGGTGTTATTGCTGTAATCGTGGTTGTAATATTGGCAGTAGTTGCTGGTATTCTTGTACtg GTCTTCACtagaagaaagagggggaaatatgaAAAAGCTGAG GTAAAGGAAATGAATGAAATGCACAGAGAACTAAACTCGTAA